DNA sequence from the Coffea arabica cultivar ET-39 chromosome 11c, Coffea Arabica ET-39 HiFi, whole genome shotgun sequence genome:
AGGAAGTGATCATtcatttgtacacaagagattgatTGTAAATTGATCAATTTGAAAAAACTTGCAATATAAAGTGGTATTCAAATTCAAGTGGACTTTGAAAgttggtttgctattctatccttttacttactgtcttgtaATATAAATTgtctatctcttctactcccaatcacttgtgctttctcatcaattaCTCCATTGTATGgtcctttagaaaaagagggcaagttCTCAAAAAGTGATTCATATCTTGGTCAGTTTTTTAaaccacctaattcaccccttcttaggttgttttcgatccttacaaatCTGAATTTGACTCATGagctaaaagaaaagtttttggacctGTAGTCCAAACACCTGAAGGTATAAAGCCAGTAGGATATAAATAGATatttgtgagaaaaagaaatgagaaaaataaaattgtgaggtataaagcaagacttgtaGCCCAAAGATTTTCACAAAGGCCTGGATTCGATAATAATGAAACGTATTCATGTGTAATGGATGCTATCAtatttagatatcttgtgagttTTGTGGTACATGAAAGACTAGATACGCGTCTAATGAACGTCAttactgcatatttatatgaaaatcttgaaaatgatatttatatgagaatccCTGAAGGATTCAAAATCTAATCTTaaagatatttattctattaaattacaaagtCTTTGTATGAATTCAAACAATTTGGACGTATGTGATATAACCGTTTCAATGAATGTTTAATCAAAGAAGGTTATACAaatgatccaatatgtccatgtgtttttatcaagaaaaatggatcaaattttgtgataattgctgtatatgttgatgatctaaatttgattggaactcctgaagagattcaaaatagtgttgaatatttgaagaaagaatttgagatcaaGATTTTGGAACGACAAAATTCTGCTttggtttacaaattgagcatttgaaaagtgaaatttttgtccaccaaactgCTTATATTCGGAAGGTATTAAAGCGATTTTATATGGATAAGACACATACATTAAGTACCTCAATGGTCGTCAGATCACTAGATTCTAATAAGGATCCTTTTTAGACCGcgagaagaagatgaagagatACTTAATTCTAAAATACCATATTTCAATACAATTGGTGCACTAATGTATCTTACTAATTGTACAAGATCTGATATAtcatttgcaaaagaatggtgAAATTGATGTACGATAAATCCGATCAGATAATAATTTGGCGGATTTGTTTACCAAGGCATTGCCAATTGCAATATTTGAGAAATTGGTGAAGAATATTAGAATACGATGATTAAAAGATTTCAAATGATATTTGcatcagggggagaaattaatacataggaatagtgtactctttttccttcactagggtttttgtTCCGATGGATTTTTTCCTAATAAGGTTTTAACGAGACATATTTTTTGTGTAATTGACATAcaagggggagtgttatgaaacaactaaaagtgTGGATATtcctttgtattcccaagagaattaattcatgatttatggCTACATTATGCATAGAaattacaatccataaatctattcatgtagtggagaaactGTTTCATAGGttttttcatattcttgtagtagtgggtgtttaatagaattgatgtatctttaaTCGtatagtacctatatatagaggtaaaTTGACACTCTTTATGAAGGTTTTTGTATTTAGTTggaatataagaaaattattctctatttctctacttctttctattatagtatttcattttattaattttataacATTTTTCCTTTAATTGAGCAATTCTTAGGTTATTTTTAACATATATGTATTTTTTACTATGGTTATAATCTACTCTAAGTTTTTAATACTCATTAATTAGAAGTACGACTAGGCATTGTGCCTCGCGAGTTTCGCGGGGTGCCCAGTATTGATTGTTTAAGAGTAATGTAAgatttatttaataattaatgTTTAGAGTGTTTTATATGATAGTAGGGTTGGAATAATAAATAGAGGAACAATATATTggattaatatatttataaatagatATTGTAATATTGTTGTGatttgtatttaattttttaagagTAACAGgatgtaaatattatttaaattaatggaatgtaaatcattttttaagagttgagataaattaataatttgaaataatttcgatatgtttatttttatattgTTAAATATAAGTGGAAGtagaataaagaaaatttagggAACAGATTAATTATGATTGTTGGATAAAATCTCTGCCGAAGAGCTGCAGATGATAATTGTTTTCATTGAGCAAGGTGAACAGGATGACACTTCCTTCATGTAAGAAGTGTTTTCGTGCAAATATTGGCCAGTCTTCTGTTATTTTTATTCCTTCTAGTTGAAAGATCCATCGAGTTTTAGCATGATAGCAATTAATGACTCCTATGTTGTCTATTTGTATATGCGAGGGTATATTACCAATGAGTACCTGAGatagaaaataggaaaaaaacgTAGTTGTATAATGAAATGAGAGTAGCAATGTAGTGTATGAATTATACTGATTGGAATGTAATTTGTATGAAACTCACCAAAAATTCAAGATCGTGTGTTAGATAGTGGAAGAGTTTAGTGTtacaaaaactaaaagaaaagaaatatagtgaagaatataaattcataaatataatatatacaaattaaggatttttaacaatttgaaattataaatttagaatcatatatttgtatttattgatcgaataattgttttttgaatcaataaatattggattgatttatttttaagtttatatatataagatACATGTCAAGTACATATGATTTTCAGTCATTTGTATTAATACGAAATAGCATAatcaatttatatatattgactGGATACACATAGAATTTGTATTCATTTGCATATATTAGATGCACGTAGGATTTTTAGcaatttgcatatttttttcatatttaatatttttgctaatatatacattttggagaaaattaattaaatttatatatattagataCATGTTAAGTACATATGATTTTTATTGATTTGTATTAATAAGAAACAACATAATTGATTTATATATACTAATTGGATACACAtagaatttttattcatttgcatATATTAGATGTACGTAGGATTTTTaggaatttgcatttttttcatatttaatatttttgccAGTATATATTTTTCggagaaatttaataaataagtgaataaacataaaaagaaGGCCATTTTATGTATTAGATGTGCATAGCATTTTTAGTGATTTGCGTATTTTTTTAATAGTTAATATTTTTGTCAATATACATACTTTAgacaaaattaataaataagcagataaatataaagaaggagagaaaattataaatatagAAATAGTCTCGAAAGTATAATTATTTCATATAAATAACACTTATTATATGTTAATACAAGGcaatattattaatttatatatattagatattggttaaacaaatataattttcattGATCTGCATTAATACAAAACAGCATAATCgatttatatatattgattagATACATATAGAATTTTTATTCGTTAATATGTATTAGATATACAAAGGATTTTTAGTGACCTAcgtaattttttgatatttaatatttttttcaatacaCACACTTTTGACAAAGTTAATAAATAAGTGAGTTAATAAATAAGCGGATAAATATAAAGAAGGACGGAAAATTATAAACACAGAAATAGTGtcaaaattataattatttcacATAAATAACACTTATTATATGTTAATACAAAGtagtattattaatttatatatattagatgCATGCTAATCATATATGATTTTCATTGATCTGCATTAATATAAAACACCATAATCgatttatatatattgatataTATTGATTAGATACATATAGAATTTTTATTCGTTTGTATGTATTACATGTACATAGGATTTTTAGCGACTGgcatatttttttgatatttaatatgTTTGTGTATATAGCAACCTgcatatttttttgatatttaatacaAAATAGCATGATTGATTTATATATACTGATTGGATACACAtagaatttttattcatttgcatATATTAGATGTACGTAGGATTTTTaagaatttgcatttttttcatatttaatatttttgccaatatatattttggagaaaattaataaataagcgaataaacataaaaagaaGGCTATTTTATATATTAGATGTGCATAGCATTTTTAGtgatttgcatatttttttaatagttaATATTTTTGTCAATATACACACTTTCgacaaaattaataaataagcgAGTTAATAAATAAGCAGATAAATATAAAGAATGagagaaaattataaatataaaaatagtctcgaaattataattatttcatATAAAAACACTTATTATATGTTAATACAAGGtagtattattaatttatatatattagatatAGGTTAAACACATATAATTTTCATTGATCTGCATTAATACAAAACAGCATaatcgattatatatatattgattagaTACATATAGAATTTTTATTCGTTAGTATGTATTAGATATACATAGGATTTTTAGTGACCTGcgtaattttttaatatttaatagtTTTTTAGTCTCGAAAGTGCAAAAGgtttaaattaataatttagtaGTTAACAAATATTATGGAAGTTACATTTTTGAAATAGAGGGAAATTATCctatatttttaaaaacaatTGGTCATATTAATGGAAGCTAATACAAAGCGGCACAattgatttatatttattagatACACACAAAATTTCTGTCGatatatattttctagaaaatcattatttttgtcaacatatatattttggagaaaatgaatatatatatatatatatatatatatatatatagataaagGCACACAAATAGGATGCAAGAATATATATAGAGTTGTATAGCCCAAAAAAATCGTGTCTGCATTAAGGAATGGAAGGTAGCGGCTACACAGTTGCAACAAACAAAAGCAAAGAAACAATAATTAAGAGAGAATATCATCGAAACAACCTCTTTATTATTCAATGTGTGTATCTTGTTTCTTGTATATAAATTAACAATGTGATATCGAAGCAACATATATAAATTAAAGATTTTTAACAATGTGATattagaaattaagaaatcatatatttgtatttattaaTCGAATAATCATTTTTGTATTCAATGAGTATTAGATCGATTGATTTGTAAATAAATGTTGCTGGAAAGAATAGTACTTGCATTAATTTTTTGGGAATTAATAAGATTCTAAAATTTAAAGATAACACAATTTCGAAGAGTCTGTTAGTTTATTGATATTGAAAATTAATAATGCTTGATTGAATAGCATATatgaaaaaatatttatttaatcatgaagcaatttatttattgatcAATCAATATCTTACTCAATTTTTTTGGGAATTAATaagattttaaaatttaaagatAACACAATTTTGAAGAGTTCGTTAGTTCATtaatatagaaaattaataatgTTTGATTGAATAGcatatatgaataaatatttatttaatcatgaagcaatttatttattgatgaattaatATCTCATTCAAAATCAACCAATAGATAATGTAACACATAGAATTTATATTGTTCTGTATATATTAGATGCACACagaatttttattgttttgtatattttttagaaaatcaatatctttgctaatatatatattttggagaaagttaataaatataaaagagtAGAGGAAATTATATTTTGAAGAAGGAGACGCTAATACAAAGTTAAAGAAGGAAGTTATATGTTGAAGGAAGTTAATAAATCAAAtcgataaattaatatatttttgtcaaTAAAGTTAGATAACAATTGCAGCGGCGGAAGATGCacaagaaacaaaaggataaaACTGTTAGATAACAATTGCAGCAGCCGAAGGATGGACAGCaaacaaaaggacaaaattgagcATAAAATTACAAAGAAACCAGGACAAGGACACAATTGGAAGAAGGGAACAAAAGCAGGAATGAGCCAAAAGGCACCAGCAGCCAAAGGGGCTGCACGGAAGCTGGGAAAGGAAAGGACGAAATCAGCTGCGGTTCAGTAAATGTACCAGTGATCAATTATCCGGTGCCCTAACTGGCCGGGTTCAGTAAATGTAGACCCCATTTAGCATAAAAACCGTCGGTTCAATAACAGCCAAAACCCCTGTCTGCAAATTTTGGTGGAAGCAAATGGGGGCGGAGGCGAATTCCGCAGAAGTCACTCCACCTGAAACCACCAACTCCGATGACGTTGACGCCATGCTCGAGGTACTGTCTCTCTTCACTTATATGAGCTTGTATGCATTACTAGGGTTCGATAAAATGACGGAATTCCATGGAAAATTCTGATTGCAAATTTGATgtagactcttttttttttcccctgatTTAAGTTATTCTGTTTAGTAGTTTCTACAGCATGTTTTTAACTGGAGTGGTAAAATTAGTAAAAGTGTTATATGCAAGGGAAAATTAGTAAAAGTGTTCCATATTGGTGTTGACTTTTTTTTTGAGGTCCTGATTTAAGTGATTCTGTTTAGTCGTTGCTGCACCATGTTTTTAACTAGATTGGTGAAGTTCTTGATTCTTTGAGGAaatatgcaaaagaaaaattggtAAAACTGTTCCATATTGTTCCAGTGGTCTGTGTCAGGTATGGGCTTACGTTCACTCTGCTTTTTCTCTGATCAGAATGTATAGCTGACAGACTCTGAATTTCTTCCTGTTTTATGATGACTGTACTACCCCGACATGTGTTCTCTCAGAACAGAAGTCATGCACCACACTTCTGTAGTGCTTTTCATGCCATGATTTTCTAACAGAAGTTTAGCTAGTAAACTCCAAATAACTAGTTTCGTCATTTGTAAAATAACTGTTTTTGTTGGCTGCACCTAATTTATTTTAAGAAGCGTTGGACTGATTTTGGATAGTGTATGCTTGTTGAGGATGACATTATTGTGAGTTCATTTGGTGCTTATACTGAAACAGGCTGCTAGGTATGATGATATTGATGATTTGAGAAGCCTAGCTTCTGCTGGTACTTCTCTTGATTCCAAGGATTCACATGGACGAACAGGTTACAATTTTAATACTCTTTACTTTGTAGCAAAATGActtatttgattgatttttgtgACATATTTTTGAGTTCAAGCTTGCAACTTCTTTGAATAACATTCACCATTCCTCTGCATTATATAGTGTTGGAGTAACTTACATAGTTGGATTCGGCATTAATGTCCTCTTATAACATTATTTTGCTGCTTCACTATCTCAAGCTTAATTGTTCCATTAAGTCAAAAGCTAATTGCTGCATAAGTTAGTCCAACATATTGTGTCCTTTTGGAGTAGCTGCAGCTATTCACATTGACTTTTTTCTTGCCTTTGGCAATTTAACAATTGAAATTGCTGATGAATATATTGTATTCAGTGGTGCATCACATGACCTTGGACACGTACAAAATTAGTGGTGCATCTACTTTCATATGCTTTTCGATATGTACAGATTCATCTGTATATGCCAATGTATGTGGTTGTGCACGTTTATATATATGATGTTAGCATGATATTAATGAAGATGGCAAAGGATCTGCTGCAGGTGACTACTGTTAACAAACATGACTGGTATTTATCTACAAATAAAAATTCTCAAGATGATATAGCATGCTAGTTGAAGATTGCAGAACAAGTAggaaagtctttttttttttttttgggcataaTCTTAAGTTGACATTGTGCAGCTATACTTTTTAGGCCATTTAGTGTCATGTTATGCTTTTGAGAGACTTGCTTAAGTTGACTATGTAGTGAGTTCGTAAAAGAACATGTCAGACATTTCTATCAATACCTAGAATAATTAAGACTGCAGCTATACTGAATTATATAAGACTGCACCTTAACTCAATTCAAAGTGCTCGTCCTCTTATAGGCTACAAGCAGCAAACACCATCAAAGGTTCTTGAAACCATCAGCATATGCTGGATTGCATTTAGTTCCTAAAGTCTGTAGATTTTTAATGGAGCAGTAATTGTTATTGTGGTTAAGGCATTGACCTCCCAAGCTTGGATTTTTCTCATGTCAAGGGTATGATATGACCTATACAGGATAAGAGTGCTTATAGAAAGAATTCAAGGTTAGTTGGAAAATTCTGGAGAATAAAGAGCTATTAAATTGGTTCACAACTGTTAACGAATGAAAACATCGATCACAGGAATGGTCATTCTACTAATAAGTAGAGCAACAAGAAGGAGCAGAAAAATTAGGGAccagagaaaagaaaggaattgTCATGTGGATACTTGTAGGACCTTCAATTCAGCAaaaagtgaattgcatgttttgTTTACATCTTTTAACAGCACTTGCAATTATTGCGCAGATTTAAGTATTACTTAGAATATATTAACTAATGAAGGCATTTTAGAAGGAGTTGTACTTAAAAGTTGTGCATATATTGAAGTTGTCAGTTGTCTGTGTTCTACAATTATTTGTAATTTTGACAATTGGTTAAATAATCCATTACCTGGCCTACATATTATATGGATAAATTTTGCAGAATTTCTGGGTAATGAGAGTGAGCATTTGAGAGCTGATGTTCTTAGAGTTTGGTTTATGGTTCTAGTTCTTGAATATGTTCAACTAGTCTTAAGCTCTGCCCCTTAATATCATCAAGTAATACTATTCTCGATTACATCAAATTGATCTTTCTTTAGTAAAATATAGCTACTTGCACTCTAGATATCTTATCATGAAGCTCACTACAATCTGGTTTGAGGAAGAGGAAAGGGAAAACTGCTCTGATGTGTGAGAAAAGTGCTAAAAACCTTCTCAAGAATGACATGTAAGACAAAATTGATGCTCAGACTAGAGAGATGTAATTTGGTGTTTAACGTCATTTGGAGAGTGAGACTGACAGCTATTCATAGTACATTTATTGCTAATTAGTGCCTCAAACTAGAATTTTTTGGGCTTCATTTTTTTGGAAGATTTGTTGCTGATTTGTTACAAACATCAGTTAATTGAAACAATTGTCAAGCTTACTCTAGTTTTTTAACTAATATGTTTGTGGAAGTCTTATGTTCATCACTTTATCTTTCTATggaattaattaaattttttatcgTGTTTCTTTTACTAAAAGCATACTGTTTggcttacttttttttttttttggcttttctaaTCAATCATTTAACCCAGTTTTATTTGCATCAATTTGCAGCACTTCATATGGCTTCAGCTAATGGGCATCTTGACATTGTAGAGTATCTTGTTCACCATAGAGTGGTAAGGGAGTCAATCCTTTTATGTATCAATCCACTTTTTACATTATATTTGGATGCATTTCCCCCAGAAAACTTTTTAGATGGATTTCTTTTAGTTCCTTGTTCGTTTATGTCGTCTTGTGACTTTCTCTTAACATATTTCTCAATGTTTCTACCAACATAAGTGTTTTCTGGGATATTTTATCAATTAAGCATAAAGTTATGAGTTGGAAATGGTAACTTCTATGTTCTTTAGCCAGACATTTGTTCATTGATAGGTGTGGTTTTGACTGCCTAAGTTTAGTTCTTGGTCTATTTTCTCATATGCTTTAGTTTCACCTTATTGGAGCTTCAAATTTCTCTTAGATGCTTTCTAAAATTACCCCACCACTGGTAAATTTTGGGTTTGCTTTGATATATCTGTGAGTTCTTCTGTTAACCTAGGCTTTAGgacaaaacttttcttttgaatGATGAGATATATATGTTTTGGTTTTATTGATAGGATTAGATATCCGTGCTATAAAGTCACCGCTAAGAAGCATATATGTGGCCTTTAGTGAGGTGTATAAAAGATTTCATTCCTGACGACCATAGGAAACTgcaaaagaaacttttgttggTTTACCATAATGGTGCCTTTTCTACATGTACAATTTTGGAGGGTTGTGAATTTTGGGGTTGCTCTTCAACTCTAGAAAGATCATTCTTACCTAGAGAATGACTATGGTAAAATTTCTTCCTTAAATGAAAGAGTGAAAATAGCTGGACACAACATTTTTTTCCAGCCTTAATAGTTGTCAAAACTCTCTTGAAGCAATTTTATATCAGA
Encoded proteins:
- the LOC113715535 gene encoding uncharacterized protein; this translates as MGAEANSAEVTPPETTNSDDVDAMLEAARYDDIDDLRSLASAGTSLDSKDSHGRTALHMASANGHLDIVEYLVHHRVDINAVNVEHNTPLHWACLNGHIEVVKCLILAGANVSALNSHERTPVDEAVTGGKMDVVDAINEAMAQTELTATQVS